From a region of the Candidatus Eisenbacteria bacterium genome:
- a CDS encoding hydrogenase iron-sulfur subunit, with amino-acid sequence MSDGTFEPKIVGFLCNWCSYRAADLAGSSRVKYPPNVRIIRVMCSGRVDPTFALKAFELGADGVLLAGCHPGECHYLEQNYKAMRRFSMLKHTLRAMKLEEERFQLLWASAAEGNRFAEHVAKMTEEVRKLGPLSWRRNWIEKGLDDKEIEKFLKEHEEAMEVPAR; translated from the coding sequence ATGAGTGATGGAACCTTCGAACCCAAGATTGTCGGATTCCTGTGCAACTGGTGCTCCTACCGCGCCGCGGATCTTGCCGGTTCTTCGCGCGTGAAATACCCGCCGAACGTCCGGATCATCCGCGTGATGTGCAGCGGACGGGTGGACCCGACCTTCGCCCTGAAAGCGTTCGAGCTCGGGGCGGACGGGGTTCTCCTGGCCGGCTGCCATCCGGGCGAGTGCCACTATCTGGAGCAGAACTACAAGGCGATGCGGCGCTTCTCGATGCTGAAGCACACGCTGCGCGCTATGAAGCTCGAAGAGGAACGTTTCCAACTCCTCTGGGCCTCCGCCGCAGAAGGGAATCGTTTCGCCGAGCACGTCGCCAAGATGACCGAAGAGGTCCGGAAGCTCGGGCCCTTGAGCTGGCGCCGGAACTGGATTGAGAAGGGCCTCGACGACAAGGAGATCGAGAAGTTCTTGAAGGAACACGAGGAAGCGATGGAGGTGCCGGCAAGATGA
- a CDS encoding oxidoreductase, with protein MSDKGKLALYWAASCGGCEIAVLAVNEKILDVANAFDIVFWPCVMDGKVRDIEKMPDKSIDLCLFNGGIRNSEQEYMARLLRRKAKVLVAFGSCAHEGCIPGLANMNSRDEILQFVYKDSPSADNPKGVLPEVETKVPEGTLHLPFFYDTLKTLGQTVDVDYYLPGCPPEPERIWDAIVAILSGKLPPPGSVIGAETTVCDDCPRKREEKKIKEFKRTWQIIPDTEKCLLEQGIVCCGIATRAGCGALCPQVGSPCIGCYGPNAGVEDFGARMMTAIASVIDSEDPEEIDRIIQEGIPDPVGTFYRFSLAHSSLRRSNRAGNGKPAAKEEEAEVSGR; from the coding sequence ATGAGCGACAAGGGTAAGCTGGCGCTGTACTGGGCCGCGTCTTGCGGCGGCTGCGAGATCGCGGTGCTCGCCGTCAACGAGAAGATTCTCGACGTGGCGAACGCCTTCGACATCGTCTTTTGGCCGTGTGTCATGGACGGGAAGGTGCGGGACATCGAGAAGATGCCCGACAAGAGCATCGATCTCTGCCTCTTCAACGGAGGCATCCGGAACAGCGAGCAGGAGTACATGGCGCGCCTTCTCCGGAGGAAAGCGAAGGTCTTGGTCGCGTTCGGATCGTGCGCGCACGAGGGGTGCATTCCGGGTCTCGCCAACATGAACTCGCGGGACGAGATTCTCCAGTTCGTCTACAAGGATTCCCCCTCCGCGGACAACCCGAAGGGAGTGCTCCCCGAGGTCGAGACGAAGGTTCCCGAGGGCACGCTTCACCTGCCGTTCTTCTACGACACGCTGAAGACGCTCGGACAGACCGTGGATGTCGATTACTATCTTCCCGGCTGCCCGCCGGAACCGGAGCGGATTTGGGACGCGATCGTCGCGATTCTATCCGGGAAACTCCCGCCGCCCGGCTCGGTGATCGGCGCCGAGACGACCGTTTGCGACGACTGCCCGCGCAAGCGCGAAGAAAAGAAGATCAAGGAGTTCAAGCGCACCTGGCAGATCATCCCGGACACGGAAAAGTGCCTCCTCGAGCAGGGGATCGTCTGTTGCGGGATCGCGACGCGCGCCGGCTGCGGCGCCCTCTGCCCGCAGGTCGGCTCTCCGTGCATCGGCTGCTACGGGCCGAACGCCGGTGTGGAGGACTTCGGCGCCCGCATGATGACCGCGATCGCTTCCGTGATCGACTCCGAGGATCCGGAGGAGATCGATCGGATCATCCAAGAGGGCATTCCCGACCCTGTCGGCACGTTCTACCGGTTCTCTCTCGCGCACAGCTCGCTCCGCCGCTCGAATCGGGCGGGAAACGGGAAACCGGCGGCCAAGGAAGAAGAAGCGGAGGTGAGCGGACGATGA
- a CDS encoding Ni/Fe hydrogenase subunit alpha: MKRISIDPITRLEGHGKIDIFLTPEGEVANAYVQVPELRGFETFCVGRPAEDMPNLTNRICGVCPEAHHMAATKALDALFHVDPPPTAKKLRELFYSIFYATDHTTHFYALAGPDFVMGPDAPKEVRNILGVVGKVGMEIAGKVLKMRRDGHHLIKMMGGRPVHPNWGLPGGVSRGINEEQRAEIEKLGRDAVEFAKFSLKLFGDIVLKNSDYVKIVTGDIYLHKTYNMGTVDANNHVNFYDGKIRVVGPDGREHAKYDAKDYREYIAERTEPWSYLKFPYLKKVGWKGFTDGVDSGVYKATPLSRLNAADGMATPLAQAEYERMYDTLGGKPVNHTLATHWARLVELLYATERWVGLATDPEITGKEFRVLPTETPTEGVGSVEAPRGTLTHHFWTDERGILTKVNLVVGTTNNNAPINMSVKRAAQSLIQKGKPVNEGLLNMVEMAFRAYDPCFGCATHTLPGHMPLEVILRGPDGEVIERLAQNMD, from the coding sequence ATGAAACGCATCTCGATTGATCCCATCACCCGCCTCGAGGGACACGGGAAGATCGACATCTTTTTGACCCCGGAGGGAGAGGTCGCGAACGCGTATGTTCAGGTGCCGGAGCTGCGCGGCTTCGAGACGTTCTGCGTCGGACGACCGGCCGAGGACATGCCGAACCTGACGAACCGCATCTGCGGCGTCTGCCCCGAGGCGCATCACATGGCGGCGACGAAGGCGCTCGACGCGCTCTTTCACGTCGATCCGCCGCCCACCGCGAAGAAGCTGCGGGAGCTCTTCTACAGCATCTTCTACGCGACGGACCACACGACCCACTTCTACGCGCTCGCGGGGCCCGACTTCGTAATGGGCCCCGACGCGCCGAAGGAGGTCCGCAACATCCTAGGGGTCGTCGGCAAGGTCGGGATGGAGATCGCGGGGAAGGTCCTCAAGATGCGGCGCGACGGCCATCATCTCATCAAGATGATGGGCGGGCGCCCCGTGCATCCGAACTGGGGGCTCCCCGGAGGCGTGAGCCGCGGCATCAACGAGGAGCAGCGAGCGGAGATCGAGAAGCTCGGGCGCGATGCGGTCGAGTTCGCGAAGTTCTCGCTTAAGCTCTTCGGCGATATCGTGCTCAAGAACTCGGACTACGTGAAGATCGTGACGGGGGACATCTATCTCCACAAGACCTACAACATGGGCACGGTCGACGCGAATAACCACGTCAACTTCTACGACGGGAAGATCCGCGTGGTCGGTCCGGACGGCAGAGAGCACGCCAAGTACGACGCGAAGGACTACCGCGAGTACATCGCCGAACGCACCGAGCCTTGGTCATACCTCAAGTTCCCGTACCTCAAGAAAGTCGGATGGAAGGGTTTCACGGACGGCGTCGATTCGGGCGTCTACAAGGCGACCCCACTATCGCGCTTGAACGCCGCGGACGGCATGGCGACGCCGCTCGCGCAGGCCGAGTACGAGAGAATGTACGACACGCTCGGCGGGAAGCCGGTGAACCACACGCTCGCGACCCATTGGGCGCGTCTGGTAGAGCTTCTCTACGCGACGGAGCGCTGGGTGGGGCTCGCGACCGACCCGGAAATCACGGGGAAGGAGTTCCGCGTCCTGCCGACCGAGACGCCGACCGAGGGCGTGGGGAGCGTCGAGGCGCCGCGTGGAACTCTCACCCACCATTTCTGGACCGACGAGAGGGGAATTCTCACGAAAGTGAACCTGGTCGTCGGAACGACGAACAACAACGCGCCGATCAACATGTCGGTCAAGAGAGCGGCGCAAAGCTTGATCCAAAAAGGAAAGCCGGTGAACGAAGGTCTTCTCAACATGGTCGAGATGGCCTTCCGCGCGTACGATCCGTGCTTCGGGTGCGCGACGCACACCCTGCCGGGCCATATGCCGCTCGAGGTGATCCTCCGCGGTCCGGACGGCGAGGTGATCGAGCGGCTCGCGCAGAACATGGACTGA
- a CDS encoding hydrogenase maturation protease has product MRTLVLGLGNPILRDDGVGIRVAERLRPLLADRPDVIVEEDYWGGLRLMEHMIGYDRAIVIDATAPGDEPGRIRLLAPDSIPTQRSASAHDVNLPTALELGRMAGAHLPPAEEIVLVGIEAADVLNFGEVFTPEVEAAVPRATEAVLALLDGKREGT; this is encoded by the coding sequence ATGCGAACGCTCGTGCTCGGGCTCGGGAACCCAATCCTGCGGGATGACGGGGTCGGGATCCGCGTCGCGGAGAGGCTTCGGCCTCTCCTCGCGGACCGGCCGGACGTTATCGTGGAGGAGGATTACTGGGGAGGGCTTCGCCTGATGGAGCACATGATCGGTTACGATCGCGCGATCGTAATCGACGCGACGGCTCCGGGGGACGAGCCGGGTCGGATTCGTCTTCTCGCGCCCGACTCGATCCCCACGCAGCGGAGTGCCTCGGCCCACGACGTCAACTTGCCCACGGCTCTCGAGCTCGGGCGAATGGCGGGCGCGCATCTTCCGCCCGCCGAGGAGATTGTTCTCGTCGGGATCGAAGCCGCCGATGTCTTGAACTTCGGAGAAGTCTTTACCCCCGAAGTGGAGGCCGCCGTGCCGCGCGCGACGGAGGCGGTGCTCGCCCTCCTGGACGGGAAGAGGGAAGGAACATGA
- a CDS encoding cyclic nucleotide-binding domain-containing protein, with translation MISTEKLRYYSYFAGVDNESLKAVAEIADEKTLHAVTVLFKEGDPADALYIVTSGQVDVSLQLGSGREVIVDQLVPGDLLGYSVFVEPHRMRAKATARKECTVIAIDAEKIRALCEKDTKLGFLLVKQVAAALAHRLSGAVTQIAAAE, from the coding sequence ATGATTTCCACCGAGAAGTTGCGCTACTACTCCTACTTCGCCGGAGTGGACAACGAATCGCTCAAGGCGGTCGCCGAGATCGCCGACGAGAAGACGCTCCACGCGGTCACGGTCCTCTTCAAGGAAGGGGATCCCGCGGACGCGCTCTACATCGTGACGAGCGGACAGGTCGACGTCAGCCTCCAGCTCGGAAGCGGACGCGAGGTCATCGTGGACCAGCTCGTTCCCGGGGATCTTCTCGGGTACTCGGTCTTCGTCGAGCCGCACCGGATGCGCGCCAAGGCGACGGCTCGCAAGGAGTGCACGGTGATCGCGATCGACGCGGAGAAGATCCGAGCGCTCTGCGAGAAGGACACGAAGCTCGGCTTCCTGCTGGTGAAGCAGGTGGCGGCGGCGCTCGCGCACCGCTTGAGCGGAGCGGTTACGCAGATCGCCGCGGCGGAATAA
- the thiC gene encoding phosphomethylpyrimidine synthase ThiC, with product MYEPPLRGGANPSSKREGTAPGSFALPPGVGTPLAFSSPDTPGMPAPSEKTAWDFNPAPRGEKNAVTQLERARLGTITPEMKRAAEREPHLAPEDVRGEIVAGRMIIPANRAHLRCGLDPIAIGRAATTKINANLGASPVKSSADEEVEKMRWAVRWGADTVMDLSTGGDLDATREAIIRSAPVPVGTVPVYSMIVGRAIEDLSHADILRTIEHQAMQGVDFITIHAGLLREHLPYVRGRVSGIVSRGGSLLAKWMIHHGRQNPFYDLFDEICDIARAHDVSFSLGDGLRPGSLADATDEAQLRELYVLGELVERAWAKGVQTMVEGPGHIPLDQIEYNMKIERALCHGAPFYVLGPLVTDVFPGYDHITSAIGATAAAYHGAAFLCYVTPKEHLGLPKKRDVKEGCIAYKIAAHAADIALGIPGTRDRDDEISKARAALNWERHIALAFDPDTARAFHDEDLSIDTDFCAMCGHDWCAVRISREIEEFASGKAEGYDPGGPKESPALTPEQRGILEEHGEPLPGEASSPAVGGASRGEKPPCHSDLVRDPKKAREIQERGAGPK from the coding sequence ATGCCGGCGCCGTCTGAGAAGACCGCGTGGGACTTCAACCCGGCTCCGCGCGGCGAGAAGAACGCTGTGACGCAGCTCGAGCGCGCCCGCCTCGGCACGATCACGCCTGAGATGAAGCGCGCCGCGGAGCGCGAGCCGCACCTCGCCCCCGAGGACGTGCGGGGCGAGATCGTTGCGGGGCGCATGATCATCCCGGCGAACCGCGCGCATCTTCGATGCGGACTCGATCCGATCGCGATCGGGCGGGCGGCGACGACGAAGATCAATGCGAACCTCGGCGCGTCTCCGGTGAAAAGCTCCGCGGACGAAGAGGTCGAGAAGATGCGCTGGGCGGTCCGATGGGGCGCGGATACCGTGATGGACCTCTCGACCGGCGGGGACCTCGACGCGACGCGCGAGGCGATCATCCGGAGCGCGCCGGTTCCCGTGGGGACGGTTCCGGTCTACTCGATGATCGTCGGGCGCGCGATCGAGGATCTCTCGCACGCCGACATCCTCCGCACGATCGAGCATCAGGCGATGCAGGGAGTCGATTTCATCACGATCCACGCCGGCCTTCTCCGCGAGCATCTCCCCTACGTGCGCGGCCGGGTGAGCGGGATCGTCTCGCGGGGAGGCTCGCTCCTCGCGAAGTGGATGATTCATCACGGGCGCCAAAACCCCTTCTATGATCTCTTCGACGAGATCTGCGACATCGCGCGCGCGCATGACGTGAGCTTCTCGCTCGGGGACGGGCTCCGGCCGGGCTCCCTCGCCGACGCGACCGACGAGGCGCAGCTTCGCGAACTCTACGTTCTGGGAGAACTGGTCGAGAGGGCGTGGGCGAAGGGCGTGCAAACGATGGTGGAGGGACCGGGGCACATTCCTCTCGACCAGATCGAGTACAACATGAAGATCGAGCGCGCTCTCTGTCACGGCGCGCCGTTCTATGTTCTCGGGCCCCTCGTGACCGACGTCTTTCCCGGCTACGACCACATCACGAGCGCGATCGGCGCGACGGCGGCCGCGTATCACGGCGCGGCGTTTCTTTGCTACGTTACGCCGAAGGAGCATCTCGGCCTTCCGAAGAAACGCGACGTGAAGGAAGGCTGCATCGCCTACAAGATCGCGGCGCACGCCGCGGACATCGCGCTCGGGATTCCGGGAACGCGCGACCGGGACGACGAGATCTCCAAGGCGCGCGCGGCGCTGAACTGGGAGAGACACATCGCGCTTGCCTTCGATCCCGACACCGCTCGGGCCTTTCACGACGAGGATCTCTCGATCGACACCGACTTCTGCGCGATGTGCGGGCACGATTGGTGCGCGGTGCGGATCAGCCGGGAGATCGAGGAGTTCGCGTCGGGGAAGGCGGAAGGATACGACCCAGGCGGGCCGAAGGAATCCCCGGCCCTGACACCCGAGCAGAGAGGGATTCTCGAAGAGCACGGAGAGCCTCTTCCGGGCGAAGCTTCTTCGCCCGCCGTCGGAGGCGCGTCGCGCGGCGAGAAGCCTCCCTGCCACAGCGACCTCGTGCGCGATCCGAAGAAGGCGAGAGAGATTCAGGAACGCGGGGCGGGTCCGAAGTAG